The bacterium sequence ACGTATCGCGTTGAAAAATAGCCCGCGAAAAATAAGCTCTTCGGCAAAAGGCGCGATGATGCATGTCACGAAGAGAATTGCCGCAATAAGCGTGGGTGTCATGTTGACCCGTTTAAGCATCATAGGAAGGGAATTTGAGGAGTCATTTAATTGAAGCTCTTGAAGTTTTTGAGCGCCCCTTAAGTGATTTATGACGAAGTGAATTAAGTTTTGAATGGGTTCAGAGATGATCACTAAGAGAAGTCCGACTAGAATCCCTGCGGCAATTTGCCAAATAGAAAAGTTCGAACCTAATCCTATATCACTCCAACGAAGTTTATATCGAATTCGTATGAAGAAAGCGACTACTCCAGCCATTGCCGTATAGGATGATAAGATTAAAACACTTAAAATGACAATCTGCGCAGAAGTATTCCTGGCTATCCATTCATCATTCGAGAAGAGGACCATGGCAAGTGTTACCGTTGGCAGCAATGAGGCGACAAATGCCGCTTGGGTTCCAAGAAAGATTTCGGCTAGGCTCCAACGAATTGCAAGAAGAGGTTTTTCACCTTGAGTCAAGCGATCTTCATGAACAGCCCAAACAATAATCGCGCCAATATCCGCCAGCGCAATTCCCATCAATAAAAAATAAGACCAAAATTCAGCCATGTATTTTAACATTGTTCCCTTAGTCCAACAACTTAATCAGATCCGCGTTTTCAGCGTCGCCGGTTAGGGTTAGGAATATTTCTTCCAGACTAAGGGTATTTGATCCTGCTCGGAGTTCCTCTAAAGTGCCTTGGGCGATGATTTTGCCTTGGTTGATGATTGCCACTCGATCGCATAGACGCTCGGCTATTTCAAGGATGTGAGTGCTTACAAAAACGGTTGTGCCTCTATTAGCCAATTCACGTAAGACTTGTTTTAAAAGCCTTGAGCTTTTTGGGTCAAGACCAACAGTGGGTTCATCCAAGAGTAGCACTTTGGGCTCGTGCAGAAGGGCACAGGCGAGGGAAAGCTTTTGACGCATGCCGCGAGAATAATTTTGTATCAGCTCATCTCTTTTATCTGTCAAGTCAAAGAGCTGAAGCAGGTCATCAATTTTGCTTTGCCGTCGTTTAGTCGTGATGCGCCAAAGATCGCCTGTTAGGTCCAACATCTCTCGGCCGGTTAACTTTTCATAAAGAAAAGCGTTATCGGGGACGTAACCGGTAATAGTTTTGGCAGCAATCGGCTGCTTGACCACATCCAAGCCGTCAATACGCGCTATGCCCTCCGTCGGCTGCAGTAGTCCTGTGAGCAGTTTGATGGTCGTTGTTTTGCCGGCGCCATTTGGTCCTAAAAAACCGAATAACTGTCCGTCCGGCACTTCTAAAAAGAGATGATCGACCGCGACAATTTTATCGAAACACTTGGTTAAATCGAGACACTCAATCATATTATTTATGCACAGCCTGTTAGACTATTTAATCTCAAGTTGGCGAAACCTTTT is a genomic window containing:
- a CDS encoding ABC transporter ATP-binding protein, which codes for MIECLDLTKCFDKIVAVDHLFLEVPDGQLFGFLGPNGAGKTTTIKLLTGLLQPTEGIARIDGLDVVKQPIAAKTITGYVPDNAFLYEKLTGREMLDLTGDLWRITTKRRQSKIDDLLQLFDLTDKRDELIQNYSRGMRQKLSLACALLHEPKVLLLDEPTVGLDPKSSRLLKQVLRELANRGTTVFVSTHILEIAERLCDRVAIINQGKIIAQGTLEELRAGSNTLSLEEIFLTLTGDAENADLIKLLD
- a CDS encoding CPBP family intramembrane glutamic endopeptidase encodes the protein MAEFWSYFLLMGIALADIGAIIVWAVHEDRLTQGEKPLLAIRWSLAEIFLGTQAAFVASLLPTVTLAMVLFSNDEWIARNTSAQIVILSVLILSSYTAMAGVVAFFIRIRYKLRWSDIGLGSNFSIWQIAAGILVGLLLVIISEPIQNLIHFVINHLRGAQKLQELQLNDSSNSLPMMLKRVNMTPTLIAAILFVTCIIAPFAEELIFRGLFFNAIRHRFSLWVGAIASGLIFAVLHGSLLYLPVFWVLGIVLALAYYKSRSLWLVIVAHATNNLIATLKLIEGIISN